From the genome of Methylocystis bryophila, one region includes:
- a CDS encoding very short patch repair endonuclease produces the protein MKAEDPVRRSATMRAVKSRDTTPELIVRALLRRFAPFYRLHRKDLIGNPDIAYVGRKRAIFVHGCFWHGHECARGARMPKANADYWRAKIERNRARDAANAEKLRTAGWRALTVWECELKDLEALEARLREFLQS, from the coding sequence GTGAAGGCGGAAGATCCGGTCCGCCGCTCCGCCACGATGCGCGCGGTCAAATCGCGGGACACGACGCCGGAGCTCATCGTCCGGGCGCTGCTGCGGCGCTTTGCGCCCTTCTACCGTCTGCATCGCAAGGACCTCATCGGCAACCCCGACATCGCTTATGTGGGCAGGAAGCGCGCGATCTTCGTGCATGGCTGCTTCTGGCACGGCCATGAGTGCGCGCGCGGCGCGCGCATGCCGAAAGCCAATGCCGACTATTGGCGCGCCAAGATCGAAAGAAACCGCGCGCGCGACGCGGCAAACGCCGAAAAGCTTCGGACCGCCGGCTGGCGCGCGCTGACGGTCTGGGAATGCGAGCTGAAGGACCTTGAGGCGCTGGAGGCGAGGCTCAGAGAGTTTTTGCAATCTTGA
- a CDS encoding NAD(P)-dependent oxidoreductase, with product MTQNCNVAFIGLGVMGYPMAGHLARAGHRLAVFNRSAAKAQRFASEFAARAAASPREAAEGADFVFSCVGNDDDLRAVTQGDKGAFAGMGKGAIFTDHTTASAEVARELFTAAREQGLGFLDAPISGGQAGAEKGQLTVMCGGDSHDFAKAQPVIAAYAKACRLMGPTGAGQLTKMVNQIAIAGLIQSLSEALNFATRAGLDAAAVVDLIKNGAAQSWQMENRAATMLRGEFDHGFAVEWMRKDLAICLEEARRNGAELPVAALVDQFYARVEQMGGARWDTSSLIAALRR from the coding sequence ATGACCCAAAACTGCAATGTCGCATTCATCGGCCTCGGCGTCATGGGCTATCCCATGGCCGGCCACCTCGCGCGCGCCGGTCATCGACTAGCCGTCTTCAATCGAAGCGCGGCGAAGGCCCAGCGCTTCGCCAGCGAATTCGCCGCACGCGCCGCCGCTTCGCCGCGTGAAGCGGCCGAAGGCGCGGATTTCGTCTTCTCCTGCGTCGGCAATGACGACGACTTGCGCGCGGTGACGCAGGGCGACAAGGGCGCCTTCGCCGGCATGGGCAAGGGCGCGATTTTCACCGACCACACCACCGCCTCGGCCGAGGTCGCCCGGGAGCTTTTCACCGCGGCGCGCGAGCAGGGCTTGGGCTTCCTCGACGCGCCCATTTCCGGCGGTCAAGCCGGGGCCGAAAAGGGTCAGCTCACGGTCATGTGCGGCGGCGACAGCCACGATTTCGCCAAGGCCCAGCCGGTCATCGCCGCCTACGCCAAGGCCTGCAGGCTCATGGGACCGACGGGCGCCGGACAGCTCACCAAGATGGTCAATCAGATCGCGATCGCCGGCCTGATCCAAAGCCTTTCGGAAGCCTTGAACTTTGCGACCCGCGCCGGGCTCGACGCCGCGGCCGTCGTCGATCTCATCAAGAATGGCGCGGCGCAATCGTGGCAGATGGAGAATCGCGCCGCGACCATGTTGCGGGGCGAGTTCGACCACGGCTTCGCGGTGGAGTGGATGCGCAAGGACCTCGCCATCTGCCTCGAGGAGGCGCGGCGGAATGGCGCGGAGCTGCCGGTCGCAGCGCTCGTCGATCAGTTCTACGCGCGAGTCGAGCAGATGGGCGGCGCGCGCTGGGACACCTCCAGCCTCATCGCTGCTTTGAGGCGCTGA
- a CDS encoding Do family serine endopeptidase — MSNPAFRVSSKTIRGRLLCAAAALAFVAAGSTVALPPAAQAEALAPQAASGPASFADVVERVKGAVVAIKVKAVETQGFPSMGEGEEGQGPELSPDDPLYYFFKRFGEGRGGGGMPHKHLTQSQGSGFIISADGYVVTNNHVVEHANEVEVTLDNGKTLPAKIIGTDKRTDLALLKVSDGGNLPYVEWSNAAPRVGDWVIAVGNPFGLGGTVTAGIVSARGRDIQAGPYDDFLQIDAPVNRGNSGGPTFDERGGVVGVNTAIYSPSGGSVGIGFAIPTEVAKDVVAALKEKGAVTRGWIGVQIQPVTQDIADSMGLKATKGALVASPAKGGPAEAAGLKSGDVIVAVNGDKVEGPRELSRKIAALGPGKSVDLTYLRGGSEKSVNLKLGTLPAEKDIRADLGGGGEEKGATLTALGIDVVPASQVRGGAGGEGLYVTNVDPEGPAAQKGLRRGDMILEASGKSVDARADLVQAFDTARKEGRKAVLLRVKSGEGTRFVALPAGS, encoded by the coding sequence ATGTCCAACCCCGCTTTTCGGGTTTCGTCTAAAACAATCCGCGGCCGTCTGCTTTGCGCCGCGGCGGCCCTGGCGTTTGTCGCCGCTGGGTCGACCGTCGCTCTGCCGCCCGCCGCGCAGGCCGAAGCGCTCGCGCCGCAGGCCGCCTCGGGTCCCGCCTCTTTCGCTGACGTCGTCGAGCGCGTGAAGGGCGCGGTCGTCGCAATCAAGGTCAAAGCCGTCGAGACGCAGGGCTTCCCCAGCATGGGCGAAGGCGAGGAAGGCCAAGGCCCCGAGCTCTCGCCGGACGATCCGCTTTACTACTTTTTCAAACGCTTCGGCGAAGGCCGCGGCGGCGGCGGCATGCCGCACAAGCATCTCACGCAGTCGCAAGGCTCGGGCTTCATCATCAGCGCCGACGGCTATGTCGTGACGAACAACCACGTCGTCGAGCACGCCAATGAAGTCGAGGTCACGCTCGACAACGGCAAGACGCTGCCCGCGAAAATCATCGGCACGGACAAGCGCACCGATCTCGCTTTGCTGAAGGTCAGCGACGGCGGGAACTTGCCCTATGTCGAGTGGTCGAACGCCGCGCCGCGCGTCGGCGATTGGGTCATCGCGGTCGGCAACCCCTTCGGCCTCGGCGGCACGGTCACGGCGGGCATTGTTTCGGCGCGCGGCCGCGACATCCAGGCCGGCCCCTACGACGACTTCCTGCAGATCGACGCGCCGGTGAACCGCGGCAATTCCGGCGGCCCGACCTTCGATGAGCGCGGCGGCGTCGTCGGCGTCAACACGGCGATCTATTCGCCCTCGGGCGGCTCGGTCGGCATCGGCTTCGCGATTCCCACCGAAGTCGCCAAGGACGTGGTTGCTGCGCTCAAAGAGAAGGGCGCGGTCACGCGCGGATGGATCGGCGTGCAGATTCAGCCTGTGACGCAGGATATCGCCGACAGCATGGGGCTCAAGGCCACCAAGGGCGCGCTCGTCGCCTCGCCCGCCAAGGGCGGCCCCGCCGAAGCCGCCGGCCTCAAATCGGGCGACGTGATCGTCGCCGTCAACGGCGACAAGGTCGAAGGACCGCGCGAGCTCTCGCGCAAGATCGCCGCGCTCGGCCCCGGCAAGTCGGTCGACCTGACCTATCTGCGCGGCGGCTCGGAGAAATCCGTGAACCTGAAGCTCGGCACGCTGCCGGCCGAAAAAGACATTCGGGCGGACCTCGGCGGCGGCGGCGAGGAGAAGGGCGCAACGCTCACCGCGCTGGGGATTGATGTCGTCCCTGCGTCGCAGGTGCGCGGCGGAGCCGGCGGCGAGGGCCTCTATGTCACGAACGTGGACCCGGAAGGCCCGGCGGCGCAGAAAGGTCTGCGGCGTGGCGACATGATCCTCGAAGCGAGCGGCAAGTCGGTCGACGCGCGCGCCGATCTCGTGCAGGCCTTCGACACCGCGCGCAAGGAGGGCCGCAAGGCCGTGCTGCTGCGCGTGAAATCGGGGGAAGGCACACGCTTCGTGGCGCTGCCGGCCGGCAGCTGA
- a CDS encoding multicopper oxidase domain-containing protein, whose protein sequence is MARRRLLAAALGFLTAARVLGGGVAWADDFGEPAVFASRRGVLDLTMIARAKPIPGIVYTAPSGVALNPAGWVYEVCERAFAQGDVCPAGSATVADYGGVRLALQKGDVLKIRFVNHLPKLDPVKVTHSADMGGANLPLNPTNLHTHGLIVEPRAPTPQDPTFGDFVFVTAFNPANGQPVSQGLHDHGQMISGAIDYRIEIPNNHPSGLFWFHPHVHGLALNQVSSGLAGIITIGDVGDYARSDGVGAGFPGGHVRHLILKDLQVLAAGKIAFENGSANVADGEVLNQQDPDFCAQAPSPNELRQGSCPGVDLTADDGNNYSGGKWYFTINGVQYPKIRTASPDGEIWRLTNASGSLSYRLQLVDDATKQPLIMQLAAIDGVSVFLPQDTSMESVVHLAGAKFKVVRCPTNPPAIASQPVCVTELVMMPSSRAELWVTYRNALGQIVRPPKGASATLKMLGLTMGSGDMWPAVDLAKVLFEDSHNLFEAHAAINVAGDAYRAAQPGGVFASPTPYARPAPLPAGCKALPPGHRRRIFFGIEDLNNGDSFGLGYEEVDERGAPVPGTQLPVTRFDPMKPTICLPLGPGQTPVHETWELVQLSTENHNFHIHQTKFRSILMSAPASSPASNKPDPHVGFGLLEDNLPLGVAAPNASINDQVMNDQNGVCSVDQWRNGSCASPTVTLDIPFSQVGEFVYHCHILEHEDGGMMAKIKVVPSPDAGGPKFAGPK, encoded by the coding sequence ATGGCGCGTCGACGGCTGCTTGCTGCGGCATTGGGATTCCTAACGGCGGCGCGCGTTCTTGGCGGCGGCGTCGCCTGGGCGGATGATTTCGGCGAGCCTGCCGTGTTCGCGAGCCGCCGGGGCGTTCTCGATCTGACGATGATCGCGAGGGCTAAACCCATTCCCGGCATTGTTTACACGGCGCCCAGCGGCGTCGCGCTCAACCCCGCTGGGTGGGTGTACGAAGTTTGCGAACGCGCTTTTGCGCAGGGAGACGTTTGCCCGGCCGGATCGGCCACTGTCGCCGACTATGGCGGCGTCCGACTGGCGCTGCAGAAAGGCGACGTGCTGAAGATTCGTTTCGTCAATCATCTGCCCAAGCTCGATCCGGTCAAGGTCACCCATTCCGCCGACATGGGTGGCGCGAATCTGCCGCTCAATCCGACCAATCTTCATACCCATGGCCTGATTGTCGAACCGCGCGCGCCGACGCCGCAGGACCCGACCTTCGGCGATTTCGTCTTCGTGACGGCCTTCAACCCGGCGAACGGTCAGCCGGTCTCGCAAGGCCTCCATGATCACGGACAAATGATCTCCGGCGCGATCGATTACCGCATCGAAATTCCGAACAACCATCCCTCGGGCCTATTCTGGTTTCATCCGCATGTGCATGGGCTTGCGCTCAATCAGGTTTCGAGCGGGCTCGCGGGAATCATCACTATCGGCGACGTCGGTGATTATGCGCGGTCCGACGGCGTCGGCGCCGGCTTTCCGGGCGGACATGTCCGACACCTGATCTTGAAGGATCTGCAAGTTCTGGCCGCAGGAAAGATCGCCTTCGAGAACGGCTCCGCGAATGTCGCGGATGGGGAGGTTCTCAATCAGCAAGATCCCGATTTTTGCGCGCAGGCCCCGAGTCCCAACGAGCTACGTCAGGGGTCTTGCCCCGGCGTCGACCTCACGGCCGACGACGGCAATAATTACAGCGGCGGGAAATGGTACTTCACGATCAACGGCGTGCAATATCCGAAAATCCGGACCGCTTCTCCGGACGGCGAGATCTGGCGCCTCACCAACGCCTCTGGCAGCCTGTCCTACAGGCTTCAGCTCGTCGACGACGCAACGAAACAGCCGCTCATCATGCAACTGGCGGCGATCGACGGCGTCAGCGTGTTTCTCCCGCAGGACACGTCGATGGAATCGGTGGTCCATCTGGCGGGCGCCAAGTTCAAGGTCGTACGCTGTCCGACAAATCCGCCGGCCATCGCCTCGCAGCCCGTTTGCGTGACGGAACTCGTGATGATGCCGAGCTCTCGCGCGGAGCTGTGGGTGACCTATCGCAACGCCTTGGGTCAGATCGTTCGCCCACCTAAGGGAGCGTCGGCGACGCTGAAAATGCTCGGCTTGACGATGGGCAGCGGAGATATGTGGCCCGCCGTCGATCTCGCCAAAGTGTTGTTCGAAGACAGTCACAATCTGTTTGAGGCCCATGCTGCGATCAACGTCGCGGGCGACGCCTATAGAGCGGCGCAGCCGGGAGGCGTGTTTGCAAGCCCCACGCCTTATGCTCGGCCGGCCCCGTTGCCGGCGGGTTGCAAGGCGCTGCCGCCGGGACACCGCCGCAGAATCTTCTTCGGCATCGAGGACCTGAACAATGGCGACTCTTTCGGGCTGGGCTATGAAGAAGTCGATGAACGCGGCGCGCCCGTCCCCGGCACGCAGCTGCCGGTCACACGATTCGATCCGATGAAGCCGACGATTTGCCTCCCTCTCGGTCCGGGTCAGACGCCCGTCCACGAGACCTGGGAGCTCGTGCAGCTTTCGACGGAAAACCACAATTTCCATATTCATCAAACGAAATTCCGTTCGATCCTGATGTCCGCGCCCGCGAGCTCGCCCGCGTCCAATAAGCCCGACCCTCATGTTGGCTTCGGCCTTCTCGAGGATAATCTGCCGCTCGGCGTCGCTGCGCCCAACGCAAGCATCAACGATCAAGTCATGAACGATCAGAATGGCGTATGTAGCGTCGATCAGTGGCGGAACGGCTCATGCGCCTCGCCGACGGTCACGCTCGACATTCCCTTCTCGCAGGTCGGCGAGTTCGTCTACCACTGCCACATCCTCGAACATGAGGATGGGGGCATGATGGCTAAGATCAAGGTCGTCCCATCTCCGGATGCAGGCGGGCCGAAGTTCGCTGGGCCGAAATAG
- the irrA gene encoding iron response transcriptional regulator IrrA yields MTHVPSSSRITEALRRTPLPEASLKAKLRTAGLRPTVQRLSLCKLLYSQSGDRHVSAEALHAEAREAGLRMSLSTVYNALNQFAAAGLLRQIAVQGPRTYFHTRTSPHNHFIDEATGRMFDAADDSIEFARLPAPPEGMEIVGCDVIIRLKRKRG; encoded by the coding sequence GTGACACATGTTCCTTCCAGCAGCCGAATAACAGAGGCCCTGCGCCGGACACCGCTTCCCGAGGCCTCGCTGAAAGCGAAGCTGCGGACTGCGGGGCTTCGTCCCACCGTGCAGCGCCTCTCCTTGTGCAAGCTGCTTTACAGCCAGAGCGGCGACCGTCACGTCAGCGCAGAAGCGTTGCATGCCGAGGCGCGCGAGGCGGGGCTGCGCATGTCGCTCTCGACCGTCTACAACGCGCTCAATCAATTCGCCGCCGCCGGTCTGCTGCGCCAGATCGCCGTGCAGGGCCCGCGCACCTATTTCCACACGCGCACCTCTCCGCATAACCACTTCATCGACGAGGCGACGGGCCGAATGTTCGACGCGGCCGACGACTCGATCGAATTCGCGCGGCTGCCCGCGCCGCCGGAAGGCATGGAGATCGTCGGCTGCGACGTGATCATCCGGCTCAAGCGCAAGCGCGGGTGA
- a CDS encoding lytic murein transglycosylase, with protein sequence MQFLGNALQLDRRALLASFLYFGAAGRPALAQAEDFQAFLRSLWPQAEAAGVSRETFDGATAALTPDPGVVVKPKVQSEFTVSIPTYVAGAVTKARVERGRTLAKELSPVLHEVETRFEVPGEVPLAILAIESNFGTATGGSDVLRVLATLAWKGHLTEKLREEFVAALLMLQDGFPRAKLRGSWAGAMGMPQFLPSTYRKFAVRYTGEGPADIWSSRQDAIASIASFLHGSGWVAGLSWGYETRVPENFDYANFDLDFAKFRSLGFARPDGGALPASGAASLYLPTGAAGPAFLLTDNWEVVRLYNTSDAYALAVGILGDRIGGRDTPSKPWPKVTPLATADIVKMQQALAQKGFYQGAKDGKLGRGMRNAIHAWQLSAGVAPADGFATHAVLERLVGG encoded by the coding sequence ATGCAATTCTTGGGCAACGCCCTTCAGCTCGACCGGCGCGCGCTTCTCGCCAGCTTCTTGTACTTTGGCGCGGCCGGCCGGCCGGCGCTGGCGCAGGCCGAGGATTTCCAGGCCTTTTTGCGGAGCCTTTGGCCGCAGGCCGAGGCTGCAGGCGTTTCGCGCGAGACCTTCGACGGCGCGACAGCGGCGCTCACGCCCGACCCCGGCGTCGTCGTCAAGCCCAAGGTCCAGTCCGAGTTCACGGTCTCCATTCCGACCTATGTCGCCGGCGCCGTGACGAAGGCGCGGGTCGAGCGCGGACGCACGCTCGCGAAAGAGCTTTCGCCCGTCCTTCATGAGGTCGAGACGCGCTTCGAGGTTCCGGGCGAGGTTCCGCTTGCGATACTCGCGATCGAGAGCAATTTCGGGACGGCCACCGGCGGCTCGGACGTGCTGCGGGTCTTGGCGACGCTCGCCTGGAAAGGGCATCTGACCGAGAAGCTGAGAGAGGAATTCGTCGCGGCGCTGCTGATGCTGCAGGATGGATTTCCGCGCGCCAAGCTGCGCGGCTCTTGGGCCGGCGCGATGGGCATGCCGCAGTTCCTGCCCTCGACCTACCGCAAATTCGCCGTGCGCTATACTGGCGAAGGACCCGCGGACATCTGGAGCTCGCGTCAGGACGCGATCGCCTCGATCGCAAGCTTCCTGCACGGTTCCGGCTGGGTCGCGGGCCTCTCCTGGGGCTATGAGACGCGCGTGCCCGAGAATTTCGACTATGCGAATTTTGATTTGGATTTCGCGAAGTTTCGCAGCCTGGGCTTTGCGCGCCCCGACGGCGGCGCGCTGCCGGCGAGCGGCGCCGCGAGCCTCTATCTGCCGACGGGCGCCGCGGGTCCGGCTTTTCTCCTGACCGACAATTGGGAGGTCGTGCGCCTCTACAACACCTCCGACGCCTATGCGTTGGCGGTCGGAATACTCGGCGATCGGATTGGCGGCCGCGACACGCCCTCGAAGCCCTGGCCGAAGGTCACGCCGCTCGCCACGGCCGATATCGTCAAGATGCAACAGGCGCTGGCGCAGAAGGGCTTTTATCAGGGCGCGAAGGACGGCAAGCTCGGCCGCGGGATGCGCAACGCCATTCACGCCTGGCAGCTCAGCGCCGGCGTCGCGCCGGCGGACGGATTTGCGACGCATGCGGTGCTGGAGCGGCTCGTCGGAGGATGA
- a CDS encoding methylated-DNA--[protein]-cysteine S-methyltransferase — MTSAISDPGLPMRGRSVAGSASGGATSKIRFAIRDCSLGKILVAASDKGACFVALGDEPEPLLADLESRFPNARFAKGDADFETLLAEVVRLVEAPASGFDFPLDIQGTAFQRRVWAALQAIPAGATASYAEIAQRIGEPKSVRAVAGAIAANKLAVMIPCHRVLHKDGSLSGFRWGVGRKRAVLEREAGSGGA, encoded by the coding sequence ATGACCTCAGCGATCTCTGATCCCGGCTTACCCATGCGCGGCCGATCCGTCGCAGGCTCGGCCTCGGGCGGCGCAACTTCGAAAATCAGATTCGCGATCCGAGACTGCTCGCTCGGCAAGATCCTCGTCGCCGCGAGCGACAAAGGCGCCTGCTTCGTCGCTTTGGGGGACGAGCCCGAGCCCCTCCTGGCCGATCTCGAATCAAGATTCCCGAACGCGCGATTCGCCAAAGGCGACGCCGATTTCGAGACGCTGCTCGCCGAGGTCGTGCGATTGGTCGAAGCGCCGGCGAGCGGCTTCGACTTTCCGCTCGACATTCAAGGGACCGCTTTCCAGCGCCGCGTCTGGGCCGCGCTCCAAGCCATTCCAGCGGGCGCCACCGCCAGCTATGCGGAGATCGCTCAACGAATCGGCGAGCCCAAGTCGGTTCGAGCCGTCGCGGGCGCCATCGCCGCGAACAAGCTCGCCGTGATGATTCCCTGTCATCGCGTCCTGCACAAGGACGGCTCGCTCTCGGGCTTTCGCTGGGGAGTCGGACGCAAACGCGCCGTCCTCGAGCGGGAGGCGGGATCTGGCGGCGCATAG
- a CDS encoding MlaA family lipoprotein — MRKVTFRVRCRIAAVGLASVLASCASSDGGLPSPLTLTSQTGPVERTVVGADAPAKDFVALADDSAGATRDPSEARNRATLEFNQELNRSVLYPVAKAYREGVPEPVRDSIESFANNLGEPLIFANDVLQLRAEAAGTTLARFAMNSTFGLGGLVDVASREKLPRQTGDFGQTLYVWGVRDSEYLVLPVFGPTNTRDLIGSTIEFVALTPIDLLAPAGIAAGAREIGVAGSTATTLTTGVNISGSTAGALAKVEKVGDLETLEASSIDFYVMLESVVTQKREAELKEAVAQSGWSTFSNKKPMETASWNKFHAPEPQAAAANAEPTRSALQ; from the coding sequence ATGAGGAAGGTGACGTTCCGTGTTCGATGCCGGATTGCGGCGGTCGGGCTTGCGAGCGTCCTTGCAAGCTGCGCCTCGAGCGACGGCGGCCTCCCGTCCCCGCTCACCCTGACCTCGCAGACCGGCCCGGTGGAGCGAACGGTGGTGGGGGCTGATGCGCCCGCCAAGGATTTCGTCGCCCTCGCGGACGATAGCGCAGGCGCGACGCGAGACCCCTCCGAGGCGCGCAATCGCGCTACGCTCGAATTCAACCAAGAGCTGAACCGCTCCGTCCTTTATCCTGTCGCAAAAGCCTATCGCGAGGGGGTTCCGGAGCCCGTGCGCGACTCGATCGAATCCTTCGCCAACAATCTCGGCGAGCCTCTGATTTTCGCCAATGACGTACTGCAACTGCGCGCCGAGGCCGCAGGGACGACTCTCGCGCGCTTCGCGATGAATTCGACTTTTGGTCTTGGAGGCCTCGTCGACGTGGCGAGCCGGGAAAAGCTGCCGCGTCAGACCGGCGATTTCGGGCAGACGCTTTATGTCTGGGGGGTTCGGGATAGCGAATATCTTGTCCTGCCGGTCTTCGGGCCGACCAATACGCGCGACCTGATCGGATCGACGATTGAATTCGTGGCTTTGACGCCGATCGACCTGCTGGCGCCCGCAGGCATTGCTGCGGGGGCGCGCGAAATCGGCGTAGCGGGATCGACGGCGACGACCCTTACGACAGGGGTCAACATCTCGGGATCGACGGCGGGCGCGCTGGCCAAGGTCGAGAAGGTCGGCGATCTGGAAACGCTGGAGGCCAGCTCGATTGACTTTTACGTCATGCTGGAAAGCGTCGTGACCCAAAAGAGGGAAGCGGAGCTCAAGGAAGCGGTGGCGCAAAGCGGCTGGTCGACGTTCTCCAATAAGAAGCCGATGGAAACCGCTTCCTGGAATAAGTTTCACGCGCCCGAGCCCCAGGCCGCCGCCGCAAATGCGGAGCCGACGAGGAGCGCCCTGCAATGA
- a CDS encoding ABC transporter substrate-binding protein — translation MSRTSAITPLIAAIVALLISAPAFGESVDPAASRVNGFYDVLLSTMQQGKELGLKGRYEKLAPVLSKTYDLSSMTKTAVGSSWSEFTPEQQRELVKAFTRMTIATYASRFDDFSGEQFDVGQAVDQPNGNRIVKTHIVQSNGKTVALNYLMHKSGAEWKIMDVYLDGAISELATRRSEFGAILKSGGPDALISSLTRQGDKLLGGGSQN, via the coding sequence ATGTCGCGAACGTCAGCCATTACGCCACTGATCGCCGCCATTGTCGCATTACTTATTTCGGCCCCCGCTTTCGGCGAGAGCGTGGACCCGGCCGCGTCGCGCGTGAACGGCTTTTACGATGTCCTCCTGAGCACGATGCAACAGGGGAAGGAGCTCGGCCTCAAAGGCCGTTACGAAAAGCTGGCTCCCGTGCTTTCGAAAACCTATGATCTGTCGTCCATGACCAAGACGGCCGTGGGCTCGAGCTGGAGCGAGTTCACGCCCGAGCAGCAGCGCGAGCTCGTCAAGGCTTTCACGCGGATGACGATCGCGACCTATGCGAGCCGGTTTGACGATTTTTCCGGAGAGCAGTTCGACGTTGGGCAAGCGGTCGACCAGCCGAACGGGAACAGAATCGTCAAGACTCACATCGTTCAATCCAACGGAAAGACGGTGGCGCTGAATTATTTGATGCATAAGAGCGGCGCCGAGTGGAAGATCATGGACGTCTATCTGGACGGCGCGATCAGCGAATTGGCGACCCGCCGGTCGGAGTTCGGGGCGATTTTGAAATCCGGCGGCCCCGATGCGCTGATCAGCTCGCTTACGCGGCAGGGCGACAAGCTCCTCGGCGGAGGTTCGCAGAACTAA
- the hpnA gene encoding hopanoid-associated sugar epimerase, whose amino-acid sequence MKVVLTGATGFIGSAVARRLLAEGVALRALVRPNSDRRNIEGLDLEVVEGDLRDEASLARLCQGCDALFHIAADYRLWARRPSEIYQTNVEGTRAILTAAAEAGVSRVVYTSSVATLDPPSVGVPGDESGRAKLPEIIGHYKRSKFMAEEVVRDFARKGLAVVTVNPSAPVGPRDVKPTPTGRTILEAAAGRMPAYVETGLNIVHVDDVAEGHWLAFERGRVGETYVLGGANMTLLEILTCIAELVGREPPRIRLPYNLVLSIAHISESAARLTGKSPVATVEGVKLSKKMMFFSSEKARRELGYAARPPLLALQDAICWFHDNGYLRQPSASRRDIMKSCDNFARSTRRENASSKNAKRFVEKKIFDR is encoded by the coding sequence ATGAAAGTTGTTTTGACCGGCGCGACGGGGTTTATCGGTTCGGCTGTCGCCCGGCGGCTCCTGGCGGAGGGTGTCGCTCTTCGCGCGCTCGTGCGTCCCAACTCCGATCGCCGAAACATCGAGGGCTTGGACCTCGAAGTCGTCGAAGGCGATTTGCGCGACGAGGCGTCCTTGGCGCGCCTGTGCCAGGGCTGCGACGCTCTGTTTCACATCGCCGCTGACTATCGGCTGTGGGCGCGACGGCCGAGCGAGATCTACCAGACGAATGTCGAAGGCACGCGCGCCATCTTGACGGCGGCCGCGGAGGCCGGCGTCAGCCGCGTCGTCTACACCAGCAGCGTGGCGACCCTCGATCCGCCCAGCGTTGGCGTTCCCGGCGACGAGTCCGGGCGAGCGAAACTTCCCGAGATCATCGGCCACTACAAGCGCTCGAAGTTTATGGCAGAGGAAGTCGTCCGCGACTTCGCGCGCAAAGGGCTGGCGGTGGTCACCGTCAACCCCTCGGCGCCGGTCGGCCCGCGCGACGTGAAGCCGACGCCGACAGGACGCACGATCCTCGAAGCCGCCGCCGGTCGCATGCCGGCCTATGTCGAGACCGGCCTCAACATCGTCCATGTCGACGATGTCGCCGAAGGACATTGGCTCGCGTTCGAGCGCGGCCGCGTCGGCGAAACCTATGTGCTCGGCGGCGCCAATATGACGCTTCTCGAGATTTTGACCTGCATCGCGGAGCTGGTCGGCAGAGAGCCGCCCAGGATAAGGCTGCCCTATAATCTCGTCTTGTCCATCGCCCACATCTCTGAATCTGCCGCGCGCCTCACCGGCAAGTCTCCCGTCGCCACCGTCGAAGGCGTCAAGCTTTCAAAGAAGATGATGTTCTTCTCCAGCGAAAAGGCCCGCAGGGAGCTCGGCTATGCGGCGAGACCGCCGCTGCTCGCGCTGCAAGACGCGATCTGCTGGTTTCACGACAATGGCTATTTGAGACAGCCGTCCGCGTCCAGGCGAGACATCATGAAGTCTTGCGATAATTTTGCCCGATCGACGCGCCGCGAGAACGCGTCCTCCAAAAACGCGAAGCGATTTGTTGAGAAGAAGATATTCGATCGTTAG